A genomic window from Bdellovibrio sp. SKB1291214 includes:
- a CDS encoding Yip1 family protein — MTDYRDVTPGNEPKMQTAKEVFNYVIDYLRHPVQKIKNLPDWKWSTLLITIIVISMISGVISGLIPPNVYRIGSGLIFAPFIAVVMAWLGGVFIYYYFQVFEKRTCSLRKIFTLILFSNIPFFIFQAGSELIPPITLVGFAFTALLMAVGLTENFSMEKRRSLRLVTILFACVFFLWLYNRIEVARM, encoded by the coding sequence ATGACTGATTATCGCGATGTTACCCCTGGTAATGAACCCAAAATGCAAACCGCTAAAGAAGTTTTCAATTATGTGATTGATTACCTTCGCCACCCGGTTCAAAAAATTAAAAATCTTCCAGACTGGAAGTGGTCCACGTTGCTAATTACGATCATCGTGATTTCAATGATTTCGGGTGTTATCTCCGGACTGATTCCTCCCAATGTCTATCGCATCGGTTCGGGTTTGATCTTTGCCCCGTTCATCGCAGTCGTTATGGCTTGGCTGGGCGGAGTTTTCATTTATTATTACTTTCAAGTTTTTGAAAAGCGCACGTGTTCACTTCGTAAGATCTTTACCTTGATTCTTTTCTCGAACATTCCATTTTTCATCTTCCAAGCAGGATCCGAGTTGATTCCGCCAATCACGTTGGTTGGTTTTGCATTCACAGCCTTACTCATGGCCGTGGGATTGACCGAAAACTTCAGCATGGAAAAGCGCAGATCATTACGCCTAGTAACGATCCTGTTCGCTTGCGTGTTCTTCCTGTGGCTCTATAACCGCATCGAAGTCGCCAGAATGTAA
- the dut gene encoding dUTP diphosphatase — MNKVNVKIKTLENFKGELPAYQSAGASGVDVRAQLDGPVVLEPGQRAMIPTGLSFEIPMGFEIQARPRSGWAAKNGLTVLNTPGTIDADYRGEVKIIVINLGDAAVTIGDQERCAQLVVAPVYQANFVLAHELTETERGAGGFGSTGRA, encoded by the coding sequence ATGAATAAAGTGAACGTAAAAATTAAGACTCTTGAAAACTTCAAAGGTGAATTGCCTGCTTATCAATCGGCTGGCGCTTCAGGTGTTGATGTACGCGCGCAACTGGATGGCCCTGTAGTTTTAGAGCCAGGTCAACGTGCGATGATTCCAACAGGTTTGAGCTTTGAAATCCCAATGGGTTTTGAAATCCAAGCACGTCCTCGCAGTGGTTGGGCTGCTAAAAATGGTCTGACTGTTTTGAACACGCCGGGGACTATCGATGCTGACTATCGTGGTGAAGTTAAAATTATCGTGATCAATTTGGGTGATGCAGCAGTTACGATCGGTGATCAAGAACGCTGCGCTCAATTGGTTGTGGCTCCGGTTTACCAAGCAAACTTCGTTTTGGCTCACGAGTTGACTGAAACTGAACGTGGTGCGGGTGGCTTCGGTTCTACGGGTCGCGCTTAA
- a CDS encoding M16 family metallopeptidase: MFKKSELSNGIRVMSEFHPGSRAVSIGIWVLTGTRDEVPAIAGMSHLLEHLVFKGTKTRNTYQIAKSLESVGGELNAYTTREYTCYHALVLKDHWEKALDVLSDLVSNMNLVKKEFALEKGVILQEIAMSEDSHEDVIYDVLYDEVYGKHPLGRPILGTPASIALMKQNQVMDYYKKNYTGKNIIVSAAGCLDHDEFMAGVEKHLGKKKKSTLKNTRKKPNWLRRRRVMEKQSEQVHMLLGLPTASFRDKYRFEAVIANTLLGGGMTSKLYQSVREKRGLVYSIFSSLNTNIDSGMLNIYAASELKSVKKVGELIAKEFQKIRKNGATRSDVEMFKTQVKGSILLGSDDIENRMTSLAVNEMVFGQYRSVDSVIEEINQVTVDSVNRYIRQELATDKTSGVLLGTGVEELKDWWEEFEL, encoded by the coding sequence TTGTTCAAAAAATCTGAACTTTCTAACGGGATCCGAGTGATGAGCGAGTTTCATCCAGGGTCCCGTGCCGTTTCTATCGGTATCTGGGTTTTAACGGGGACTCGTGACGAAGTTCCAGCCATTGCCGGCATGTCTCACTTACTTGAGCATCTGGTGTTTAAAGGCACCAAAACTCGCAATACCTATCAAATCGCAAAATCTTTGGAATCCGTGGGTGGGGAGCTGAACGCTTACACCACACGTGAATACACGTGCTATCACGCTCTTGTTTTGAAAGATCATTGGGAGAAGGCCTTAGACGTTTTGTCGGACCTTGTTTCCAATATGAATCTGGTAAAAAAGGAATTCGCTTTGGAAAAAGGCGTGATTCTGCAAGAGATCGCGATGTCCGAGGACTCTCATGAAGATGTTATTTATGACGTTCTTTATGACGAGGTTTACGGCAAGCATCCATTGGGTCGTCCTATCTTGGGTACACCAGCTTCCATCGCTTTGATGAAGCAAAATCAAGTGATGGATTACTATAAGAAAAACTACACTGGCAAAAATATCATCGTGAGCGCGGCAGGTTGCTTGGATCACGATGAGTTTATGGCGGGCGTGGAAAAACACTTGGGTAAAAAGAAAAAGAGCACCTTGAAAAATACGCGCAAAAAACCAAATTGGTTGCGCCGTCGCCGTGTGATGGAAAAACAATCCGAGCAAGTGCACATGCTTTTAGGTCTTCCAACCGCAAGTTTCCGTGACAAGTACCGCTTTGAAGCGGTGATCGCGAATACATTGCTGGGTGGGGGCATGACTTCCAAGCTTTACCAAAGTGTCCGTGAAAAGCGTGGTTTGGTTTATTCGATTTTCTCAAGTCTTAATACCAATATCGACTCGGGCATGCTGAATATTTACGCGGCTTCTGAATTGAAGAGCGTCAAAAAAGTCGGCGAGTTGATTGCCAAGGAATTCCAAAAGATTCGCAAGAACGGGGCGACTCGTTCTGATGTCGAGATGTTTAAGACTCAAGTTAAGGGATCCATTTTGCTGGGCTCCGATGATATTGAAAATCGCATGACATCTTTGGCAGTCAATGAAATGGTATTTGGCCAATATAGATCCGTTGATTCCGTGATCGAAGAGATCAATCAAGTGACGGTGGATTCTGTGAATCGATACATCCGTCAGGAATTGGCGACAGATAAAACATCCGGCGTATTGCTGGGCACTGGTGTTGAGGAACTCAAAGACTGGTGGGAGGAGTTTGAACTATGA